The Vannielia litorea genome segment ATTCCGAGGCGGCGGGGGCCTATATTCCGGTCGCGCAGATCACCGATGGCTTCCACTGGGAGGCGCAGAACACCTTCGTCGTGCGCCGCGACCGTGTGCCGACGATCACCGTGCTCGCGGGCGTGCCTGCCGGGGTGAATGCCTCGGGCGTGTTCAACGAAATCCGCGGCGTGATCGAGGAGATCCCGCTGCCGGAGGGCTACGTGCTCGAATGGGGCGGTGAATATGAGAACTCCACCGAGGCGCAGGCGAGCCTTGGCAAGCAATTGCCGCTCTCGCTGATCATCATGGTGCTGATCTCGGTGCTGCTGTTCGGCAAGATCCGCCAGCCGGTGATCATCTGGCTGCTGGTGCCGATGAGCGTGAACGGCGTGGCGATCGGGCTGCTCGGCACCGGCCTGCCGTTCTCCTTTACCGCGCTGCTCGGCCTGCTCTCGCTCTCTGGCATGCTGATCAAGAACGGGATCGTGCTGGTCGAGGAGATCGACCTCGTGCGAGCCGAGGGCGTGCCCTTCCGCAAGGCGGTGCTGGATGCCTCGACCTCCCGTCTGCGGCCCGTTGTGCTGGCGGCGGCGACGACCATACTCGGGATGATCCCGCTGCTCTCGGATGCCTTCTTTGCCTCGATGGCGGTGACGATCATGGGCGGCCTCGGCTTTGCCTCGATCCTGACCCTCGTGGCGGCGCCGGTGTTCTACTACAGCTTCTTCCCCCGTGCGCGGCGGGAAGATGCGAAGCAGCGCAAGGCAGAGCGGAAGGCCGCCAAGGAGGCCAAGGCCGCAGCGGCCTGAGGCCTGCGCTTGGCGGGGCGGGTCAGCCGCCCCGTTCCGTGCCCACAAAGAAGCCCGCCGCGAAGAGCGGCGGGCTTCTGTGTTTCTGGCGCGCGGCTTACTGCTTGGGCAGCATCACGCGGTCGATCACGTGGATCACGCCGTTGGACTGCTCCACATCGGCCACGGTGACGGTGGCCATGCGGCCGTTCTCGTCGGTCAGGGTGATCTTGCCGCCGGTCATCTTGGCTTGCAGCGTGCAGCCACCCAGCGTGGGCACTGGGTGCATTCCGCCGTCATCGGCGATCATCCCGGCGATGGCGGTGGACATCGCCTTGGCACCGACCACGTGGCAGGTGAGGATCTCGGTCAGCTGCTTCTTGGCACCGGGCTGCATCAGCGCGTTCAGCGACTCCGGCGTGACCATCGCAAAGGCGGCATCGGTCGGGGCGAAGACGGTGAAGGGGCCCTCGGAGGCCAGCGTATCGACAAGGCCGGCCTGCTTGACAGCGGCAACAAGCGTAGTGTGGATCGGCGAGTTCACGGCGTTCTCGACGATGTTGCGCTCGACCAGCATGGGCGCGCCGCCGACAGTGGGGTTGGCGGCCATGGCGGCGCCGGTGGTGAGGGCGGCGGCGGTGGCGGCGAGGGTCAGTGTGCGAAGCATGTGATGTCCTTCCTGTTGGTGTCTGGGCGGGATGCCCTTGAGGAGAGACACGGGGGGCGGACGCGCAAAGTTTCACCGCCGGGCACAAAAAACCGGCGGGGCCGCTCAGATCACCGCGGTTTCGAGCTGCCGTGCGGCGGCTGCGATGCGGGCGTAGCCCATCGGCGCGAGGTCGAGCGAGGTGTAGCGCCCGTGGGTGATCAGCTCGGCCAGCCCGCGCCCGACAGCGGGGGCCTGTTGCAGCCCGTGGCCGGAGAAGCCGTTGGCGAAGTGGAAGTTTTCCACCTCCTCCGAGGGGCCGACCACCAAGTTATGGTCGAGCGTGTTCATCGCATAATGCCCGGCCCAATAGTTGACGACCTTTAGCGCCTCGAAGGCGGTGGAGCGAGCGGCCAGGGCGGGCCAGATGATGTCTTCGAAATCCTGATGGCGCGGCTCGAAGTCATCGAAATCCGCCGCCGTGTCGACGGGCGGGGCGCAGCCGGTCAGAAAGTAGCGGCCCTCGGGGCGCACGTAGATGCCGGAGGGGTCGATCATCAGCGGCAGGCGGCCCGCGTT includes the following:
- a CDS encoding fasciclin domain-containing protein — its product is MLRTLTLAATAAALTTGAAMAANPTVGGAPMLVERNIVENAVNSPIHTTLVAAVKQAGLVDTLASEGPFTVFAPTDAAFAMVTPESLNALMQPGAKKQLTEILTCHVVGAKAMSTAIAGMIADDGGMHPVPTLGGCTLQAKMTGGKITLTDENGRMATVTVADVEQSNGVIHVIDRVMLPKQ